From a region of the Mesomycoplasma ovipneumoniae ATCC 29419 genome:
- a CDS encoding ABC transporter permease, with the protein MILKYSLKRLGLALLTFVAIYILVFVLLANFSPDPFGDVIDKGAKGTDQAKKIADLHAKYYFDQPTLTRLAYYTADIFQGNFGARFKTGEDGKIPELFFMPLRYTILVSLPSFLISSTLGLVLGTIAAYRRDRLEDAAISGISTFFVAIPSFVLAPFVVLIAIKIGLPFEFKDAETYGSLTSFASLLPPIFVFTITSIAGYVFLVRNQVISVLSSEYILIAKAKGLSKLDIFFKYVLKNAAIPLVRSLIFSYIILLSGSIVLEQFFRIPGSSTILVSAAFDGEINISMFSIIFFTSLSLVVDIIGDLSYVFMDPRISFGQDSPVSYWARIKNWKARNYRPAEEKNARS; encoded by the coding sequence ATGATATTAAAATATTCTCTCAAACGGTTAGGACTTGCGCTTTTAACTTTTGTGGCAATTTATATTTTAGTTTTTGTTTTACTTGCTAATTTTTCGCCTGATCCTTTTGGTGATGTTATCGATAAAGGTGCAAAAGGGACCGATCAGGCCAAAAAAATCGCTGATTTACACGCAAAATATTATTTTGACCAGCCGACTCTGACAAGACTAGCTTATTATACGGCCGATATTTTTCAAGGAAATTTTGGCGCCCGTTTTAAAACTGGTGAAGATGGCAAAATTCCTGAATTATTTTTCATGCCTTTGCGCTATACAATTTTAGTGTCGCTGCCTTCATTTTTAATAAGTAGCACTTTAGGACTAGTTCTTGGAACAATTGCCGCTTATCGGCGTGATCGACTTGAAGATGCGGCAATTTCGGGAATTTCAACTTTTTTTGTTGCAATTCCATCGTTTGTCCTAGCGCCTTTTGTTGTTTTAATTGCAATTAAAATTGGACTTCCTTTTGAGTTTAAAGATGCCGAAACCTATGGGAGTCTAACGTCATTTGCCTCACTTTTGCCGCCAATTTTTGTCTTTACGATCACTTCAATTGCGGGCTATGTTTTTTTAGTTCGAAACCAAGTTATTAGTGTGCTGTCGTCTGAATACATTTTGATTGCAAAAGCAAAAGGGCTTTCAAAACTGGACATTTTTTTCAAATATGTGCTAAAAAACGCAGCAATTCCGCTTGTAAGATCTTTGATTTTTTCTTATATTATTCTCCTTTCAGGTTCAATTGTCCTTGAGCAATTTTTCCGAATTCCCGGTAGTTCAACTATCTTAGTTAGCGCTGCCTTTGATGGTGAGATTAATATTTCAATGTTTTCAATTATTTTCTTTACTTCGCTTTCATTAGTTGTTGATATTATTGGTGATTTAAGTTATGTTTTTATGGATCCGCGAATTTCTTTTGGTCAAGACTCACCAGTAAGTTACTGAGCGCGAATTAAAAATTGAAAAGCACGTAATTATCGACCTGCGGAGGAAAAAAATGCTCGATCCTAA
- a CDS encoding ABC transporter permease yields MLDPKEFNQKYNLKENQIKLLKLASFSEKNYQVTGKIVELWKDTVQKFFKSKISLISTFLFLSVLIIAIFTIIFSPYSVNKPISNADPSLVYEQLPSTLGTIKTTISTDILEKIRAIEVEKNITLIQGATKELFPNRWEINVNPYQVMSALENGKNFISLVGTDQFGRDIWLRTWQGTLNALGISVLIALIQFLIGIVLGTYLGYHIGSWIDNIVLRIIDIFGAIPWIIIFIIFIAIWGPYTITIIVLLSLTGWTIPTYQARSYTVIVKDEEYIYAAKVIGASKFRQIYSHILPNILGKLLSTFIASIFSSISTIASLAFLGFLQEGPESSANLGLIINSSVPLADKNPIALLLPSMVLVALAVTSRFIANGIHDALDPRVGGRK; encoded by the coding sequence ATGCTCGATCCTAAAGAATTTAACCAAAAATATAATCTCAAAGAAAACCAGATAAAACTCCTTAAATTAGCAAGTTTTTCGGAAAAAAACTACCAAGTAACAGGAAAAATTGTTGAACTCTGAAAAGATACAGTCCAAAAATTTTTTAAATCAAAAATCTCACTTATTTCCACGTTTTTATTTCTTAGTGTGCTAATTATTGCCATTTTTACAATAATTTTTAGCCCCTATAGTGTCAATAAGCCAATTTCAAATGCCGATCCTTCGCTTGTCTATGAACAGCTGCCAAGCACTTTAGGGACAATAAAAACAACAATTTCAACCGATATTCTCGAAAAAATCCGGGCAATTGAAGTTGAAAAAAATATCACTCTTATTCAAGGTGCGACCAAAGAATTATTTCCAAACCGTTGAGAAATTAATGTGAATCCTTATCAAGTTATGAGCGCCCTTGAAAATGGCAAAAATTTCATTTCACTAGTTGGAACAGACCAATTTGGCCGTGATATTTGACTCAGAACTTGACAAGGAACTCTGAATGCACTTGGAATTTCAGTACTTATTGCTTTAATTCAATTTTTAATCGGAATTGTGCTAGGAACTTATCTTGGCTATCACATTGGAAGCTGAATTGACAATATTGTTCTTAGAATTATTGACATTTTTGGTGCAATTCCTTGAATTATTATCTTTATTATTTTTATTGCAATTTGAGGGCCATATACAATCACAATTATTGTTCTTTTGTCGCTTACAGGCTGGACAATTCCAACTTATCAAGCAAGGTCCTATACTGTTATTGTCAAAGACGAAGAATATATTTATGCGGCAAAAGTAATTGGAGCTTCAAAATTCAGACAAATTTATTCACACATTTTGCCAAATATTCTCGGAAAATTACTCTCAACTTTTATTGCAAGTATTTTTTCATCAATTTCAACAATCGCATCACTAGCTTTCCTTGGATTTTTACAAGAAGGACCTGAGTCATCAGCAAATTTAGGACTAATTATTAACTCTTCAGTTCCTCTGGCTGACAAAAATCCAATTGCCTTGCTTTTACCTTCAATGGTTTTGGTTGCCTTAGCAGTTACAAGTCGATTTATTGCCAACGGAATTCATGATGCCCTTGATCCTCGTGTTGGAGGCAGAAAATAA
- a CDS encoding ABC transporter ATP-binding protein codes for MKKKRILDVKNLRVSFKTGKKQYLEVIRGIDLSVYSGQIVAFVGESGSGKSVCSRSLLGINNFAKTTATKMEIDGLDVGNFKKDYQWRQIRGHKIGYIPQDPLVALNPTRTIGKQLLDGLKNDKRFKNKQEKIDFLIKLLESFGLENAKDRFYSYPHTLSGGMKQRVVIAMVVAAQPSIIIADEPTTALDPTVQSSVLALLDEIRHQYKVSIIFISHNISIVAKFCDYIYVMYAGRVVEKGTRQDIFTNPKHPYTWALISAIPEGSKKEELYTISGSPPDLRHLTAGDPFAPRNEYALQLDFEKEPPLIKISESHYAATWLLHPSAPKVELNPELKMRIKLFKEVL; via the coding sequence ATGAAAAAAAAACGTATTTTAGACGTAAAAAATCTTCGTGTTAGTTTCAAAACCGGCAAAAAACAGTATCTTGAAGTGATCAGAGGCATTGATCTTAGTGTTTATTCAGGCCAAATTGTTGCCTTTGTTGGCGAGTCGGGTTCAGGAAAGTCTGTCTGTTCAAGATCGCTTTTAGGAATCAATAACTTTGCAAAAACTACTGCCACCAAAATGGAAATTGACGGCCTTGATGTTGGAAATTTCAAGAAAGACTATCAGTGACGGCAAATCCGTGGTCACAAAATTGGCTATATTCCTCAAGACCCTTTAGTTGCCCTAAATCCAACCCGGACAATTGGCAAACAATTGCTTGATGGTCTCAAAAACGACAAGCGTTTTAAAAATAAACAAGAAAAAATTGACTTTTTAATTAAGCTGCTTGAGTCTTTTGGACTTGAAAATGCAAAAGACCGCTTTTATTCTTATCCGCATACCTTATCTGGCGGAATGAAACAGCGGGTAGTGATTGCAATGGTAGTCGCCGCTCAGCCTTCAATTATTATTGCCGATGAGCCAACTACGGCACTTGATCCAACGGTCCAGTCTTCTGTTTTGGCACTTTTAGATGAAATTCGCCATCAATATAAAGTTTCAATTATTTTTATTTCCCATAATATTTCAATAGTTGCTAAATTTTGTGACTATATTTATGTAATGTATGCTGGCCGTGTTGTTGAAAAAGGAACTCGCCAAGATATTTTTACAAACCCAAAACACCCTTATACCTGAGCGCTAATTTCGGCAATTCCTGAGGGTTCAAAAAAAGAAGAACTCTATACAATTAGCGGGTCTCCGCCCGATTTAAGACACCTAACAGCCGGAGATCCTTTTGCTCCAAGAAATGAATATGCTTTGCAACTTGATTTTGAAAAAGAGCCCCCACTTATTAAAATTTCTGAAAGCCACTATGCCGCCACTTGACTTTTACATCCGTCTGCGCCAAAAGTTGAACTAAATCCTGAATTAAAAATGAGAATAAAATTATTTAAAGAAGTATTATAA
- a CDS encoding ATP-binding cassette domain-containing protein — MEIALQTKKLEKYFINKFATVKAVDGINLLLKKGQILGIIGESGSGKTTIGRCLVRLYENFGGQVQLLGQIISGKKLSRKQNLFLRKNMQMIFQDPFSSLNKQKNIYSILKETLVINGIIKSKMKDIFLDWNDLIFHFKRTLEKKYLEIELLMLQGQNHEMEQFFAYWQEQIKLIENELEKFSPESGNQNLNNEFFGQYLLYFERKQKLLASIYNLAYENVAKLHDYFYEIQKIYRKKEQAKVEAEYRQALKDVEDLRSLIKSQKSFFKKTLNESGINLKKEASQELFKFTNQNNLVSSYIAEFFYEYKIANNNALTSRDLEKYSFFKKQAIINRQISKFLAHHARKIWEKNLFSFLEISQIEQIIEILNNFKKTMSETYKNVIFDKTNAKNYMSTKDFRAKISEHLLKLELNSFLESAKKNKQIFAQKVNFRTKYLQFKNIYTVNKERGNFSTENIEKLAKLEEILAKKQVEYDTIKNEFIQNYNNWLSEQTKEINFQKQAQTDFFSKISLLEKKVLAIHQKFIAKIKSTGEFSDQIRNIDNRFNEKIAIIKTLNVEKINIRNVYKNIQLFYGIKKAPTFFLLKRSIKKFILSELIYEALENVGLLRSFAYRYPHEFSGGQRQRIAIARALIVEPKVIIADEPIASLDISIQAQIINLLKKLVKEKNLSLIFIAHDLSVVEYLADEVLIMHAGKIVEKGKTDEIFQNPTHPYTINLLNSIPKISNAHIPFSPILFNNVYLEEQKFPNVIEELKLTQNHFVYGTKKQLDSWTLKKS; from the coding sequence ATGGAAATTGCATTACAGACAAAAAAATTAGAAAAATATTTTATAAACAAATTTGCAACCGTCAAAGCTGTTGATGGAATTAATTTATTGTTAAAAAAAGGCCAGATTTTAGGCATAATTGGCGAGTCAGGTTCAGGAAAAACCACAATTGGTCGCTGTCTTGTTCGGCTTTATGAAAACTTTGGTGGTCAAGTTCAACTTTTGGGTCAAATTATTTCCGGTAAAAAACTCTCGCGCAAACAAAACCTGTTTTTACGAAAAAACATGCAAATGATTTTTCAAGATCCTTTTTCTTCACTTAATAAGCAAAAAAATATTTACTCAATTTTAAAAGAAACACTCGTAATTAACGGCATAATTAAATCCAAAATGAAAGATATTTTTCTTGACTGAAATGATTTAATTTTTCACTTCAAGCGAACTCTTGAAAAAAAATACCTTGAAATTGAGCTTTTAATGCTCCAAGGCCAAAATCACGAAATGGAGCAATTTTTTGCCTACTGACAAGAGCAAATCAAACTAATTGAAAATGAACTTGAAAAATTTAGTCCAGAAAGTGGCAATCAAAATTTAAATAACGAATTTTTTGGCCAATATTTGCTTTATTTTGAACGCAAACAAAAACTTTTGGCAAGCATTTATAACTTAGCTTACGAAAATGTGGCCAAATTACACGATTATTTTTACGAAATTCAAAAAATTTACCGTAAAAAAGAGCAGGCAAAAGTCGAGGCTGAATATCGCCAAGCACTAAAAGATGTCGAAGACCTAAGATCACTAATTAAGTCTCAAAAATCATTTTTCAAAAAAACACTCAATGAATCAGGGATTAATTTAAAAAAAGAGGCTAGTCAAGAACTATTTAAATTCACAAATCAAAATAATTTAGTCTCATCTTATATTGCCGAATTTTTCTATGAGTACAAAATTGCAAATAATAACGCCCTAACTTCAAGGGATTTGGAAAAATATTCCTTTTTTAAAAAACAGGCAATAATTAACCGTCAAATTAGCAAGTTTTTAGCTCATCACGCCCGAAAAATCTGAGAAAAAAATTTATTTTCCTTTTTGGAAATCAGCCAAATTGAGCAAATCATTGAAATTTTGAATAATTTCAAAAAAACGATGTCAGAAACTTATAAAAACGTAATTTTTGACAAAACTAATGCCAAAAATTACATGAGCACAAAAGATTTTCGTGCTAAAATTTCTGAACATCTTTTGAAACTTGAATTAAATAGCTTCCTTGAAAGTGCAAAGAAAAACAAGCAAATTTTTGCTCAAAAAGTCAACTTTAGAACAAAATATCTCCAATTTAAAAATATTTATACTGTTAATAAAGAAAGAGGAAATTTTAGCACTGAAAATATTGAAAAACTTGCAAAATTAGAAGAAATTTTGGCCAAAAAACAAGTCGAATATGATACAATTAAGAACGAATTTATTCAAAATTACAACAACTGACTTAGCGAGCAAACCAAAGAAATAAACTTTCAAAAACAGGCTCAAACTGATTTTTTTAGCAAAATTTCACTCTTAGAGAAAAAAGTTCTTGCAATTCACCAAAAATTTATTGCAAAAATTAAATCTACTGGGGAATTTAGCGACCAAATTAGAAACATTGACAACCGTTTTAATGAAAAAATCGCCATAATCAAGACGCTTAATGTTGAGAAAATCAACATTAGGAATGTTTATAAAAACATTCAACTTTTTTATGGAATCAAAAAAGCGCCTACATTTTTCTTACTAAAGCGTTCAATTAAGAAATTTATTCTGAGCGAACTAATTTATGAAGCACTTGAAAATGTTGGGCTTTTACGCTCATTTGCCTACCGTTATCCGCACGAGTTTTCGGGCGGTCAGCGTCAGAGGATTGCAATTGCTCGGGCTTTAATTGTTGAGCCAAAAGTTATAATTGCTGACGAGCCAATTGCTTCACTTGACATTTCAATTCAGGCACAAATTATTAACTTGTTAAAAAAATTAGTTAAAGAAAAAAATCTTTCCTTAATTTTTATCGCCCACGATCTTTCTGTTGTTGAATATCTTGCTGATGAAGTTTTAATTATGCATGCTGGCAAAATTGTCGAAAAAGGTAAAACTGACGAAATTTTCCAAAATCCAACTCATCCTTATACAATTAATTTATTAAATTCAATCCCGAAAATTTCAAACGCGCACATTCCGTTTAGTCCAATTTTATTTAATAATGTTTATCTTGAAGAACAAAAATTCCCTAATGTTATTGAAGAATTAAAACTTACCCAAAACCATTTTGTCTATGGTACAAAAAAACAACTTGATAGCTGAACTTTGAAAAAAAGTTAA